One genomic region from Jilunia laotingensis encodes:
- a CDS encoding alpha/beta hydrolase, translating into MGKRTKKGWIIGVIVILVVLTGCTIGSSYYMLNYSLTPNAKIREKDADSYPYMYANYPFLRPWVDSLNQAKALKDTFIVNPEGIRLHAYYIAAPRPTKKTAVIVHGYTDNPIRMFMIGYLYNHDLQFNTLLPALQHQGESGGPAIQMGWKDRLDVMQWMHVANQIYGDSTQMVVHGISMGGATTMMVSGEEQPHFVKCFVEDCGYTSVWDEFSHELKTSFHLPKFPLMYTTSWLCEKKYGWNFKEASSLKQVEKAKLPMFFIHGDKDTYVPTWMVYPLYEAKPEPKELWIVPGATHAMSYKDNKAEYTERVKKFVDKYMEE; encoded by the coding sequence ATGGGAAAAAGGACTAAAAAAGGATGGATTATCGGAGTAATTGTCATACTGGTGGTACTGACAGGCTGCACCATCGGCAGCAGTTATTATATGCTTAACTATTCACTGACCCCGAATGCCAAAATACGTGAAAAGGATGCGGACTCTTATCCGTATATGTACGCCAACTATCCATTCTTACGCCCTTGGGTAGATAGTCTGAACCAAGCCAAAGCACTGAAAGATACTTTTATTGTGAATCCCGAAGGGATACGGCTACATGCGTATTACATCGCTGCTCCACGACCCACGAAAAAGACAGCTGTCATCGTACACGGATATACCGATAATCCGATACGGATGTTCATGATCGGATACCTCTACAACCATGACCTGCAATTCAACACATTGCTGCCTGCACTTCAACATCAGGGAGAAAGTGGCGGACCGGCCATACAAATGGGATGGAAAGACAGGCTGGACGTAATGCAATGGATGCATGTAGCCAATCAAATCTACGGTGACAGCACTCAGATGGTGGTACACGGTATCTCGATGGGAGGAGCTACTACGATGATGGTTTCCGGTGAAGAACAACCGCATTTTGTCAAATGCTTTGTCGAAGATTGTGGATATACCAGTGTCTGGGATGAATTCTCACACGAATTGAAAACATCTTTTCACCTGCCGAAGTTCCCTTTGATGTATACCACCAGTTGGCTGTGTGAAAAGAAATACGGCTGGAACTTTAAAGAAGCCTCTTCACTGAAACAAGTGGAAAAAGCCAAACTTCCCATGTTCTTCATACACGGAGACAAAGATACCTATGTACCGACTTGGATGGTATATCCGCTTTATGAAGCTAAACCGGAACCGAAAGAACTTTGGATTGTTCCGGGAGCTACTCATGCCATGTCTTATAAAGATAATAAAGCAGAATACACGGAACGGGTAAAGAAATTCGTTGATAAATACATGGAGGAGTGA
- a CDS encoding TPM domain-containing protein, whose amino-acid sequence MKQLYIILLTVISLSVQAQEKVYTVDNIPKVHLQNKFRYVCNPADILSQAACDSIDRMLYQLEETTGIETVVAVVPSIGQEDCFDFSHHLLNKWGVGKKDKNNGLVILLVTDQRCIQFYTGYGLEGDLPDAICKRIQMKYMIPYLKVENWNEGMVNGVSAVCKRLDGSMINDDKSSGEGENSGLMIMLAIIGFIGIASVISILATRASRRCPQCGKYELQRSGSKLVSKRNGVKTEDVTYTCRNCGHTVVRRQQTYDDDYHGRRGGGGGPFIGGFGGGSFGGGGGFSGGSFGGGMGGGGGAGSRF is encoded by the coding sequence ATGAAACAACTATATATCATACTGCTAACGGTTATCAGTCTCTCCGTACAAGCCCAAGAGAAAGTCTATACAGTGGACAATATTCCTAAGGTACATCTGCAGAATAAATTCAGATACGTTTGTAATCCAGCGGACATTCTCTCACAAGCTGCTTGCGACAGTATAGACAGGATGCTTTATCAACTGGAAGAAACAACAGGTATTGAAACCGTAGTGGCGGTTGTTCCCTCTATCGGGCAAGAAGATTGTTTTGACTTCTCACACCATCTACTTAATAAATGGGGAGTCGGAAAAAAAGACAAAAACAACGGATTGGTGATCTTATTAGTGACCGATCAACGTTGCATCCAGTTCTATACCGGATACGGTCTGGAAGGAGACCTCCCGGATGCAATCTGTAAAAGGATACAAATGAAATATATGATCCCTTATCTGAAAGTGGAGAACTGGAATGAAGGGATGGTAAACGGAGTGAGCGCTGTATGCAAGCGTTTGGATGGGTCGATGATAAACGATGATAAATCTTCAGGTGAAGGAGAAAACTCAGGCTTAATGATCATGTTAGCAATCATCGGCTTCATCGGTATAGCATCCGTCATCAGCATATTGGCAACAAGAGCAAGCAGACGTTGCCCGCAATGCGGGAAATACGAATTACAACGTAGCGGCAGCAAGTTGGTCTCCAAACGCAACGGTGTGAAAACAGAGGATGTCACCTATACCTGCCGTAATTGCGGCCATACAGTAGTTCGCAGGCAACAAACATATGACGATGACTATCACGGACGCAGAGGTGGCGGTGGCGGCCCCTTCATCGGTGGCTTCGGAGGAGGCAGTTTCGGAGGAGGCGGTGGCTTCAGCGGAGGTAGCTTCGGAGGCGGAATGGGCGGAGGAGGCGGAGCCGGTTCACGCTTCTAA
- a CDS encoding LemA family protein has protein sequence MKKSIIIIIAVVAVIVIWAVSMYNGLVTMDEKVNGQWANVETQYQRRADLIPNLVNTVKGYASHEKETLEGVVEARSKATQIQVDAKDLTPEKLAEYQKAQGAVTSALGKLLAITENYPDLKANQNFLELQSQLEGTENRINVARKNFNDAAQAYNTAIRRFPKSIFASMFGFEKKTYFESAEGAEKAPEVKF, from the coding sequence ATGAAGAAATCAATCATCATTATTATTGCCGTAGTGGCAGTCATCGTAATATGGGCAGTAAGCATGTACAACGGTCTGGTCACAATGGATGAAAAGGTAAACGGCCAATGGGCGAATGTGGAAACGCAATACCAACGACGTGCCGATCTGATACCTAACTTGGTCAATACCGTCAAAGGATATGCCTCTCACGAAAAAGAGACGCTTGAAGGCGTAGTGGAGGCTCGTAGTAAAGCTACCCAGATTCAAGTAGACGCAAAAGATTTGACTCCGGAGAAATTGGCTGAGTATCAAAAAGCTCAAGGAGCTGTCACCTCAGCTTTGGGCAAGTTGCTTGCCATCACAGAAAACTACCCTGACCTGAAAGCAAACCAGAATTTCCTAGAACTCCAAAGCCAGCTGGAAGGAACAGAAAACCGCATCAATGTAGCCCGTAAAAACTTCAATGATGCCGCACAGGCATATAACACAGCTATTCGCCGTTTCCCTAAAAGCATCTTCGCCAGCATGTTCGGTTTCGAAAAGAAGACTTATTTTGAATCGGCTGAAGGTGCAGAAAAAGCTCCCGAAGTAAAATTCTAG
- a CDS encoding AIR synthase related protein: protein MSNQRYMMRGVSASKEDVHNAIKNIDKGIFPQAFCKIIPDILGGDPEYCNIMHADGAGTKSSLAYMYWKETGDLSVWKGIAQDALIMNIDDLLCVGAVDNILVSSTIGRNKLLIPGEVISAIINGTDELLAELREMGVGVYATGGETADVGDLVRTIIVDSTVTCRMKRADVIDNANIRPGDVIVGLASYGQATYEKEYNGGMGSNGLTSARHDVFSKYLAEKYPESYDAAVPEDLVYSGKLKLTDEVEGSPINAGKLVLSPTRTYAPVVKKLLDALRPEIHGMVHCSGGAQTKVLHFVDKVRVIKDNLFPVPPLFKTIQEQSGTEWIEMYKVFNMGHRLEVYLSPAHAAEVIAISESFGIPAQIVGRIEESDKKELIIKSEFGEFTY, encoded by the coding sequence ATGAGTAATCAACGATACATGATGCGTGGTGTAAGCGCATCAAAAGAAGATGTGCATAACGCCATCAAAAACATTGACAAAGGTATATTCCCCCAAGCATTCTGCAAAATCATTCCCGATATCCTCGGAGGAGATCCGGAATATTGTAACATCATGCATGCCGACGGTGCCGGGACTAAATCTTCTCTGGCTTATATGTACTGGAAAGAGACCGGTGATCTTTCCGTGTGGAAAGGTATCGCTCAGGACGCACTGATTATGAATATTGACGACCTTCTCTGTGTAGGTGCTGTAGACAACATTCTCGTATCATCCACCATAGGACGCAACAAGTTACTCATACCGGGTGAAGTCATCTCCGCCATTATCAACGGAACCGATGAATTGCTCGCTGAACTCCGTGAAATGGGTGTAGGTGTATACGCCACAGGAGGCGAAACGGCAGATGTGGGCGACTTGGTTCGCACCATCATTGTAGACAGTACCGTCACCTGCCGCATGAAACGTGCGGACGTGATCGATAACGCTAATATCCGCCCGGGAGATGTGATAGTCGGACTTGCGTCTTATGGTCAGGCTACTTACGAGAAAGAATATAACGGTGGCATGGGCAGCAACGGGTTAACCTCGGCCCGCCATGATGTATTTTCCAAATACCTAGCTGAAAAATATCCGGAAAGTTACGATGCAGCCGTTCCGGAAGACCTTGTCTATTCCGGCAAGCTGAAACTGACAGACGAAGTGGAAGGCTCTCCTATCAATGCAGGGAAACTGGTTCTCTCTCCTACCCGCACCTATGCACCGGTAGTTAAGAAACTGCTGGACGCGTTGCGCCCCGAAATCCATGGCATGGTACATTGTTCAGGTGGCGCACAAACGAAAGTGCTGCATTTCGTAGATAAAGTTCGTGTCATAAAAGATAATCTTTTCCCCGTTCCTCCACTATTTAAAACAATTCAGGAGCAAAGCGGCACCGAGTGGATCGAGATGTACAAGGTATTCAACATGGGGCATCGCTTGGAAGTTTATCTCTCCCCCGCACATGCAGCGGAAGTGATTGCCATCAGTGAATCATTCGGTATCCCTGCTCAAATTGTAGGACGCATCGAAGAGAGTGATAAAAAAGAATTGATTATCAAAAGCGAATTCGGAGAATTCACTTATTAA
- the prfA gene encoding peptide chain release factor 1 → MNSILEKLDGLVARFEEVSTLITDPAVIADQKRYVKLTKEYKDLDDLMKARKEYMQTLANIEEAKDILANESDADMREMAKEEMDISQNRLPELEEEIKLLLVPTDPQDSKNAILEIRGGTGGDEAAIFAGDLFRMYAKFCESKGWKMEVSSANEGAAGGYKEIVCSITGDNVYGIMKYESGVHRVQRVPATETQGRVHTSAASVAVLPEAEEFDVVINEGEIKWDTFRSGGAGGQNVNKVESGVRLRYIWKNPNTGVSEEILIECTETRDQPKNKERALSRLRTFIYDKEHQKYIDDIASKRKTMVSTGDRSAKIRTYNYPQGRITDHRINYTIYNLAAFMDGDIQECIDKLTVAENAERLKESEL, encoded by the coding sequence ATGAATAGTATACTAGAGAAATTAGACGGACTTGTAGCTCGTTTTGAGGAAGTATCCACCCTCATTACCGACCCGGCAGTGATTGCCGACCAAAAGCGTTATGTAAAACTGACCAAAGAATACAAAGACCTTGACGACTTGATGAAAGCTCGCAAGGAATACATGCAGACTTTGGCTAACATTGAGGAGGCAAAGGACATACTTGCCAATGAATCGGATGCCGACATGCGTGAGATGGCAAAGGAAGAGATGGATATAAGCCAGAACCGCTTACCTGAATTGGAAGAGGAAATCAAACTGCTGTTGGTTCCCACCGATCCGCAAGATAGCAAAAATGCCATTCTTGAGATTCGTGGCGGCACAGGCGGTGACGAAGCCGCCATTTTCGCTGGAGACCTTTTCCGCATGTATGCCAAATTCTGCGAATCGAAAGGTTGGAAGATGGAAGTATCGAGTGCCAATGAAGGAGCCGCCGGTGGTTATAAGGAAATAGTCTGTAGCATTACCGGAGACAATGTGTATGGAATCATGAAGTATGAATCGGGTGTACACCGCGTACAACGTGTGCCCGCCACAGAGACGCAAGGCCGCGTACATACTTCGGCCGCATCCGTAGCCGTCCTTCCGGAAGCTGAGGAATTTGACGTGGTTATCAACGAAGGAGAAATCAAATGGGATACTTTCCGAAGCGGTGGTGCAGGTGGTCAGAACGTAAATAAGGTTGAATCGGGAGTCCGTCTGCGCTATATCTGGAAGAATCCCAATACCGGTGTATCGGAAGAGATTCTGATCGAGTGTACCGAAACCCGTGACCAGCCGAAAAACAAAGAACGTGCCTTGTCCCGCTTACGTACCTTTATTTACGACAAGGAACATCAGAAATATATCGACGACATCGCCTCCAAACGCAAAACGATGGTATCCACGGGCGACCGTTCGGCAAAGATTCGTACTTACAACTATCCGCAAGGACGAATAACCGACCATCGCATTAACTATACCATCTACAACCTGGCTGCTTTTATGGATGGAGACATCCAGGAATGCATCGACAAGTTGACAGTAGCAGAGAATGCAGAACGTTTAAAAGAGAGCGAGCTGTAG
- the pyrF gene encoding orotidine-5'-phosphate decarboxylase: protein MNKQDLFENIKRKKSFLCVGLDTDIKKIPEHLLNEADPIFAFNKAIIDATADLCIAYKPNLAFYESMGVKGWIAFEKTVKYIKDNYPDQFIIADAKRGDIGNTSAMYARSFFEEMDIDSVTVAPYMGEDSVTPFLTYDGKWVILLALTSNKGSHDFQLTEDANGERLFEKVLRKSQEWASDDQMMYVVGATQGRAFEDIRKIVPNHFLLVPGIGAQGGSLEEVCKYGMNSTCGLIVNSSRGIIYADKTENFAQAARKAAQEVQVQMAEQLKSVIND, encoded by the coding sequence ATGAATAAGCAAGATTTATTTGAAAATATCAAACGTAAGAAATCTTTTCTTTGCGTTGGTCTCGACACTGATATAAAGAAAATACCGGAACATCTTCTCAATGAAGCTGATCCCATCTTTGCCTTCAACAAAGCAATCATCGATGCAACAGCCGATCTCTGTATCGCATACAAGCCTAATCTGGCTTTTTATGAAAGCATGGGCGTAAAAGGTTGGATCGCTTTCGAAAAGACAGTGAAATACATCAAAGACAACTATCCGGATCAGTTCATCATCGCCGATGCAAAGCGTGGAGACATCGGCAATACATCCGCGATGTACGCCCGCAGCTTTTTTGAGGAGATGGACATCGACTCTGTAACCGTGGCTCCTTACATGGGAGAAGACAGCGTGACTCCTTTTCTTACCTACGATGGAAAATGGGTAATCCTCCTGGCACTGACCAGTAACAAAGGCTCACATGATTTCCAGCTGACTGAGGATGCGAACGGGGAACGCTTGTTCGAAAAAGTGCTGCGCAAATCTCAAGAATGGGCAAGCGATGACCAGATGATGTACGTAGTAGGTGCCACCCAAGGACGTGCCTTTGAAGATATCCGTAAAATTGTTCCGAACCACTTCCTGCTCGTTCCGGGCATCGGCGCACAAGGAGGTTCCCTCGAAGAAGTATGTAAATATGGCATGAATAGCACTTGCGGATTAATTGTAAACTCTTCACGTGGAATCATCTATGCCGACAAAACTGAAAACTTTGCCCAGGCAGCCAGAAAAGCCGCTCAAGAAGTACAAGTTCAGATGGCAGAACAGTTGAAGTCAGTGATTAACGATTAG
- a CDS encoding HD domain-containing protein, with the protein MTYERKIINDPVFGFINIPKGLLYDIIRHPLLQRLTRIKQVGLSSVVYPGAQHTRFQHSLGAFYLMSEAITQLASKGNFIFDSEAEAVQAAILLHDIGHGPFSHVLEDTIVKGITHEEISLMLMERMNKEMNGQLSLAIQIFKDEYPKRFLHQLVSGQLDMDRLDYLRRDSFYTGVSEGNIGSARIIKMLDVADDHLVIESKGIYSIENFLTARRLMYWQVYLHKTSVAYERMLISTLLRAKELASRGVELFASPALRFFLYNNIEPEEFRNNPECIENFVQLDDNDVWTALKVWCNHPDKVLSTLSTGMINRNIFKVEISSEPFSEERINELTLQISQQLDITLSEASYFVSTPSIEKNMYDPADDSIDIIYKDGTIKNIAEASDMLNISLLSKKVKKYYICYHRLHKQT; encoded by the coding sequence GTGACATACGAAAGAAAGATAATCAACGATCCGGTATTCGGATTTATCAACATACCCAAAGGATTGCTGTATGACATCATACGGCATCCCCTTTTGCAACGTTTGACACGCATCAAGCAGGTGGGGCTCTCGTCCGTAGTCTACCCCGGTGCCCAACATACCCGTTTTCAACACTCTTTGGGTGCTTTTTATCTGATGAGCGAAGCCATCACGCAGCTGGCAAGTAAAGGAAATTTCATCTTCGACAGCGAAGCGGAAGCGGTACAGGCCGCCATCTTGCTTCATGACATCGGCCACGGTCCATTTTCACATGTACTGGAAGATACGATTGTAAAAGGCATAACCCATGAAGAAATCTCGCTCATGTTAATGGAACGCATGAATAAAGAGATGAACGGACAGCTCAGCCTCGCCATCCAAATATTCAAAGACGAATACCCCAAACGTTTTCTTCATCAATTAGTCAGCGGACAGCTCGACATGGATCGTCTCGACTACCTGCGTCGCGACAGCTTCTATACCGGTGTATCGGAAGGTAACATCGGATCTGCCCGAATCATCAAAATGCTTGATGTAGCAGATGACCATCTCGTGATTGAATCCAAAGGCATTTATTCCATAGAAAACTTTCTTACTGCCCGGCGTCTGATGTACTGGCAGGTCTATCTGCATAAAACTTCGGTAGCCTACGAACGAATGCTCATCAGCACCCTGCTACGTGCTAAAGAACTGGCAAGCCGGGGAGTGGAATTATTTGCTTCACCCGCATTGCGTTTCTTTCTTTACAACAATATCGAGCCGGAAGAATTCCGTAATAATCCGGAATGCATCGAGAACTTCGTCCAACTGGATGACAACGATGTCTGGACAGCCCTCAAAGTCTGGTGCAACCACCCGGACAAGGTACTTTCCACACTCAGCACGGGAATGATCAACCGCAACATATTCAAAGTGGAAATCTCATCGGAGCCCTTTAGTGAAGAAAGAATAAACGAATTAACTTTGCAAATAAGCCAGCAGTTAGACATAACACTTTCCGAAGCGAGCTATTTTGTTTCTACCCCCAGCATCGAAAAAAACATGTATGACCCGGCAGACGACAGTATAGACATTATTTATAAGGACGGCACCATCAAAAACATAGCCGAAGCATCGGACATGCTCAATATATCACTGCTATCCAAAAAGGTGAAAAAATACTATATCTGCTATCACCGTTTGCATAAGCAGACATAA
- the lpxD gene encoding UDP-3-O-(3-hydroxymyristoyl)glucosamine N-acyltransferase: MEFSAKQIAAFIQGEIIGDENATVHTFAKIEEGIPGAISFLSNPKYTPYIYETQSSIVLVNKDFKPEREVKATLIKVENAYESLAKLLNLYEMSKPKKQGIDSLAFVSPSATIGENVYIGAFAYIGENAVVGDNTLIYPHTYIGDNVKIGSACLLYSNVNIYHDCRIGNECIIHSGAVIGADGFGFAPTPQGYEKIPQIGIVILEDKVDIGANTCVDRATMGATIVHSGTKIDNLVQIAHNDEIGSHTVMAAQVGIAGSTKVGEWCMFGGQVGIAGHLHIGDKVNIGAQSGVPGNIKAGKQLIGTPPMEIKPYFKSATVYRKLPEMYFEMEAMRKELAELKEKINKINK; the protein is encoded by the coding sequence ATGGAGTTCTCGGCTAAGCAAATTGCAGCATTTATCCAGGGGGAGATTATAGGAGACGAAAACGCAACCGTCCATACATTCGCTAAAATAGAAGAAGGAATACCCGGAGCGATTTCATTCCTTTCTAATCCGAAATATACGCCTTATATATATGAAACTCAATCCAGCATCGTACTGGTAAATAAAGATTTCAAACCGGAACGTGAGGTAAAAGCCACTTTGATTAAAGTGGAGAATGCCTATGAAAGTCTGGCCAAACTGCTCAATCTTTACGAGATGAGCAAACCTAAAAAGCAAGGTATCGACTCACTGGCATTTGTTTCCCCAAGTGCCACAATCGGTGAAAATGTATACATAGGTGCATTTGCTTATATCGGTGAAAACGCTGTCGTAGGCGACAACACGCTTATTTATCCCCATACTTATATAGGTGACAATGTGAAAATAGGCTCTGCCTGCCTGCTTTATTCCAACGTAAACATCTACCATGATTGTCGTATTGGTAACGAATGCATCATACACTCAGGTGCGGTAATCGGTGCCGACGGCTTTGGCTTTGCACCCACTCCGCAAGGATATGAAAAGATTCCCCAAATAGGGATTGTCATTCTGGAAGACAAAGTGGACATAGGAGCCAATACGTGTGTAGACCGTGCCACAATGGGCGCAACAATCGTTCATAGCGGCACCAAAATAGATAATCTGGTACAAATAGCCCATAATGACGAAATAGGCTCTCATACCGTTATGGCCGCACAGGTGGGTATTGCCGGTTCGACCAAAGTAGGCGAATGGTGCATGTTTGGCGGACAAGTCGGCATTGCCGGACATCTTCATATCGGTGATAAGGTAAACATTGGCGCGCAATCGGGCGTTCCCGGCAACATTAAAGCTGGTAAGCAACTGATAGGCACCCCTCCTATGGAAATAAAGCCTTATTTCAAATCTGCCACTGTCTATCGCAAACTTCCTGAAATGTATTTCGAGATGGAAGCCATGCGCAAAGAACTGGCAGAACTAAAAGAGAAAATTAATAAAATAAATAAGTAA
- a CDS encoding bifunctional UDP-3-O-[3-hydroxymyristoyl] N-acetylglucosamine deacetylase/3-hydroxyacyl-ACP dehydratase, whose amino-acid sequence MLKQKTLKNSFSLRGKGLHTGLDLTVTFNPAPENHGYKIQRIDLEGQPIIDAVADNVTETTRGTVLSKNGAKVSTVEHGMAALYALGIDNCLIQVNGPEFPILDGSAQYYVQEIEKVGTEEQNAVKDFYIIKSKIEFRDEETGSSIIVLPDENFSLNVLVSYDSSIIPNQFATLEDMGKFKDEVAASRTFVFVREIEPLLSAGLIKGGDLDNAIVIYERKMSQENYDKLADVMGVPHMDANQLGYINHKPLVWPNECARHKLLDVIGDLALIGKPIKGRIIATRPGHTINNKFARQMRKEIRLHEIQAPIYNCNEAPIMDVNRIRELLPHRYPFQLVDKVIEIGANYIVGIKNVTSNEPYFQGHFPDEPVMPGVLQVEAMAQVGGLLVLNSVDEPERYSTYFMKIDGVKFRQKVVPGDTLIFRVEMMAPIRRGISTMKGYVFVGEKVVCEAEFMAQIVKNK is encoded by the coding sequence ATGCTGAAACAAAAAACTCTAAAGAATAGCTTTTCACTGAGAGGAAAAGGTCTTCACACTGGTCTTGACCTTACTGTCACATTCAATCCGGCCCCCGAAAACCACGGATACAAGATACAGCGTATCGATTTGGAAGGACAACCCATCATCGATGCCGTAGCTGATAATGTGACAGAAACAACACGTGGTACTGTCCTGTCAAAGAACGGTGCAAAAGTAAGCACAGTAGAACATGGAATGGCAGCACTTTATGCCTTAGGCATCGATAACTGCCTCATTCAGGTAAATGGTCCTGAATTTCCCATACTGGATGGCAGTGCGCAATATTACGTACAAGAAATAGAGAAGGTCGGTACTGAAGAGCAAAATGCCGTAAAAGACTTTTATATCATTAAATCGAAAATAGAATTTCGCGACGAAGAGACTGGATCATCCATCATCGTATTGCCGGATGAAAACTTCAGCTTGAATGTGTTGGTATCTTACGACTCTTCTATCATACCCAACCAATTCGCTACGCTGGAAGATATGGGCAAATTCAAAGATGAAGTAGCCGCCAGCCGAACCTTTGTATTCGTACGTGAAATAGAACCACTGCTCTCTGCCGGATTGATCAAAGGAGGTGACCTTGACAATGCTATCGTCATTTACGAACGCAAAATGTCACAGGAGAACTACGATAAACTGGCTGATGTAATGGGCGTTCCTCACATGGATGCCAACCAATTGGGTTACATCAACCACAAACCGTTGGTTTGGCCGAATGAATGTGCCCGCCACAAACTTCTGGACGTAATCGGAGATCTTGCCTTAATTGGCAAACCGATCAAAGGACGTATCATTGCTACACGCCCGGGACACACCATTAATAACAAGTTTGCCCGTCAGATGCGTAAGGAAATCCGTTTACATGAAATTCAGGCTCCGATATATAACTGCAATGAAGCACCGATCATGGATGTTAATCGCATTCGTGAGTTGCTTCCTCACCGTTATCCATTCCAACTGGTGGACAAAGTGATCGAGATCGGTGCCAATTATATTGTAGGCATAAAAAATGTCACTTCCAACGAACCTTACTTTCAAGGACATTTCCCCGATGAACCGGTGATGCCGGGAGTACTTCAAGTAGAAGCCATGGCGCAAGTAGGCGGTCTGTTGGTACTTAATTCGGTTGATGAACCGGAACGTTATTCTACTTATTTCATGAAGATTGACGGTGTGAAATTCCGCCAGAAGGTCGTACCGGGAGATACACTCATTTTCCGTGTAGAGATGATGGCACCGATCCGCCGGGGAATCTCTACCATGAAAGGATATGTGTTCGTAGGCGAAAAAGTAGTATGTGAAGCTGAATTCATGGCTCAAATAGTAAAAAACAAATAA
- the lpxA gene encoding acyl-ACP--UDP-N-acetylglucosamine O-acyltransferase encodes MISPLAYIHPEAQIGENVEIGPFVYIDKNVVIGDNNKIMPNANILYGSRIGNGNTIFPGAVIGAIPQDLKFRGEESTAEIGDNNLIRENVTINRGTAAKGRTIVGNNNLLMESVHVAHDALIGNGCIIGNSTKMAGEIIIDDNAIISANVLMHQFCRVGGYVMIQGGSRFSKDIPPYIIAGREPITYSGINIIGLRRRGFSNEVIENIHNAYRIIYQSGLNISDALVKVETEVAMSPEIEYIISFIRNSERGIIK; translated from the coding sequence ATGATAAGTCCCTTAGCGTACATCCATCCCGAAGCCCAAATCGGGGAAAACGTAGAGATTGGTCCTTTCGTTTACATCGACAAGAATGTAGTGATCGGCGATAATAACAAGATCATGCCTAACGCAAATATCTTGTATGGTTCAAGGATCGGTAACGGAAATACCATTTTTCCGGGTGCCGTTATAGGAGCCATCCCACAAGATCTTAAATTCCGCGGTGAAGAAAGCACAGCCGAAATAGGCGATAACAACCTTATCCGCGAGAATGTAACGATCAATCGAGGCACGGCAGCCAAAGGCAGAACGATCGTCGGCAACAATAACCTTTTGATGGAGAGTGTACATGTGGCTCACGATGCTTTAATCGGCAACGGCTGTATCATCGGCAACTCTACCAAAATGGCAGGAGAGATTATTATCGATGACAATGCCATTATCAGTGCCAATGTGTTAATGCATCAATTTTGCCGTGTAGGAGGATACGTGATGATTCAAGGCGGAAGCCGTTTCAGCAAAGATATCCCACCTTATATAATAGCCGGACGCGAACCGATCACATACAGCGGAATCAATATTATCGGCCTTCGCCGCCGGGGATTCAGTAACGAAGTAATTGAGAATATACACAATGCTTATCGCATCATTTACCAAAGTGGATTAAATATCTCGGACGCACTGGTGAAGGTGGAAACTGAAGTAGCGATGAGTCCTGAAATCGAGTATATTATTAGTTTTATTCGTAACTCTGAACGAGGTATTATTAAGTAA
- a CDS encoding plasmid pRiA4b ORF-3 family protein, giving the protein MIFRFTIISDEVDDFVREIQVDPDATFFDLHEAILKSTGYSNDQMTSFFICDDDWEKEKEITLEEMDDNPEMDSWVMKDTMLSELIEDEKQKMLYVFDYMTERCFFIELTEIITGKDMKGAKCTKKSGEAPKQSIDFEEMAATGGSLDLDENFYGDQDFDLEDFDADGFDLGGGNGTDASGFEEEKY; this is encoded by the coding sequence ATGATATTCAGATTTACCATTATATCTGATGAAGTGGACGATTTCGTCAGAGAAATACAGGTTGATCCCGATGCAACCTTTTTCGACTTACATGAGGCCATACTGAAATCGACGGGTTACTCAAATGACCAAATGACATCATTCTTCATCTGTGACGATGACTGGGAAAAAGAAAAGGAAATCACGTTGGAGGAGATGGATGATAATCCTGAAATGGACAGTTGGGTAATGAAAGATACTATGCTCAGCGAACTGATCGAAGACGAAAAGCAGAAAATGCTCTATGTATTTGATTACATGACGGAACGCTGCTTCTTTATCGAACTCACCGAAATCATCACCGGTAAAGATATGAAAGGTGCCAAATGTACCAAAAAATCAGGAGAAGCTCCCAAGCAGTCAATTGATTTCGAAGAAATGGCTGCAACAGGTGGTTCGCTCGACCTGGATGAGAATTTCTACGGTGATCAAGACTTCGACTTGGAAGACTTTGATGCCGATGGATTTGATTTGGGTGGAGGAAATGGCACCGATGCCTCAGGATTTGAAGAAGAAAAATATTAA